From Hartmannibacter diazotrophicus, a single genomic window includes:
- a CDS encoding SDR family oxidoreductase: protein MSDTLLVTGASGHLGRRVIAHLLESNGVAPGRIVAATRDPAKLSDLAAKGIKVVAADFEDAASLSAAFAGVGRLLLISTDALDKPGRRLAQHEAAVAAAKAAGVKHIVYTSMPNPDDSLIPFAPDHLGTEQAIKASGLSYTLLRNSWYMDNMFLPLPPVLASGQWFTSAGEGRIANVSREDCARAAATALASSDTTARTYDITGPESLTVSEIAAIVSEVFERPIAVVQVSDEQLTQGMIAAGVPDFMAPLWTSFDANTREGKMNIQTDAVEELTGTAPMTLKAFLAANKAAFAKAA from the coding sequence ATGTCCGATACCCTGCTCGTCACCGGCGCTTCCGGCCATCTCGGCCGCCGCGTCATCGCCCATCTCCTCGAGAGCAACGGCGTTGCGCCCGGCCGCATCGTCGCGGCGACACGCGATCCGGCGAAGCTTTCCGATCTTGCCGCCAAGGGCATCAAGGTGGTGGCCGCCGATTTCGAAGATGCCGCATCGCTGTCTGCGGCCTTTGCCGGCGTCGGCCGCCTGCTGCTGATTTCCACCGACGCTCTGGACAAGCCAGGCCGGCGTCTCGCCCAGCATGAAGCTGCCGTTGCCGCCGCCAAGGCGGCCGGCGTGAAGCATATCGTCTATACGTCGATGCCGAATCCGGACGATTCCCTCATCCCCTTCGCGCCCGACCATCTCGGCACGGAACAGGCGATCAAGGCCTCCGGCCTCTCCTACACACTTCTGCGCAACAGCTGGTACATGGACAACATGTTCTTGCCGCTGCCGCCGGTGCTGGCGTCGGGGCAGTGGTTCACGTCCGCCGGTGAAGGACGGATCGCCAACGTGTCGCGCGAGGATTGCGCCCGCGCCGCCGCCACCGCCCTCGCCTCTTCTGACACCACGGCCAGGACCTATGACATCACCGGCCCCGAGAGCCTGACGGTTTCCGAGATCGCGGCGATCGTCAGCGAGGTGTTCGAGCGCCCGATCGCCGTCGTTCAGGTCAGCGACGAGCAACTGACGCAGGGCATGATCGCGGCAGGCGTGCCGGACTTCATGGCCCCGCTCTGGACCTCCTTCGACGCCAACACGCGCGAGGGCAAGATGAACATCCAGACCGACGCGGTGGAGGAGCTCACCGGCACGGCGCCGATGACGCTCAAGGCCTTCCTCGCCGCGAACAAGGCGGCCTTCGCCAAGGCGGCCTGA
- a CDS encoding winged helix-turn-helix transcriptional regulator, whose translation MFASGDFNAANCPIRDVLDQLGDKWSTLLIMLLGGKPHRFGELRRQIPDISQRMLTQTLRDLQRDGLVHREVFPTVPPSVEYSLTPLGASLIGPLSGLIDWAAAHHGAIREAREVYASEAA comes from the coding sequence ATGTTTGCGTCCGGCGACTTCAACGCCGCGAATTGCCCGATCCGCGACGTTCTCGACCAGCTTGGCGACAAGTGGAGCACGCTCCTGATCATGCTGCTCGGCGGAAAGCCGCATCGATTCGGGGAATTGCGCCGTCAGATCCCGGATATCTCGCAGCGCATGCTGACCCAGACGCTGCGCGATCTGCAGCGCGACGGTCTCGTCCACCGTGAGGTTTTCCCGACGGTGCCGCCGAGCGTCGAATACAGCCTGACGCCGCTCGGCGCCTCGCTCATCGGCCCGCTCTCCGGCCTCATCGACTGGGCAGCGGCCCATCACGGCGCGATCCGCGAGGCGCGCGAAGTCTACGCCTCCGAGGCGGCGTGA
- a CDS encoding ATP-binding response regulator, which translates to MPPTDSVPAEDVAAVGHEIRNPVSAMQVLAGLLAAKLPDDPEAERLSALMTLAADHALTMADDLVALSAGDAARAVTASRFDPQALLRELADLHSPLLAQGAGRIGVIVGDGVPESFSSDPRRIRQVLFNLLQNAIRHSGQGGTELWLTVEDDRLCFSVLDRGPKQRPAGNAAVDAVAAQPGAGIGLRICRHLAKLLGGDLALTPREGGGMRADLAVPPLAEKKTRRKGRHAAPVASAASARSPSPDTERVGTQARRRGDDRSDAVPADMGGAQRKGDRTMVMNRTQSAGRRPFAGMVALVVDDSPIALALMSSLLETFGFEVVTAASGGEAANLAEKVVPDIVFVDWILGGESGADVVMRLKARLGADVPPVICITGQSGLSQQKAFAAILQKPYSPREIFVMLERVLLPGEMAMPKS; encoded by the coding sequence ATGCCGCCGACCGATTCCGTTCCCGCTGAAGACGTTGCCGCCGTCGGCCACGAGATTCGCAATCCCGTATCGGCCATGCAGGTGCTGGCCGGGCTGCTGGCCGCAAAGCTGCCCGACGATCCGGAGGCCGAACGGCTGTCGGCCCTGATGACGCTCGCCGCCGACCATGCCCTGACGATGGCCGACGATCTGGTGGCCCTTTCGGCCGGCGACGCGGCAAGGGCGGTGACGGCAAGCCGCTTCGATCCGCAGGCTCTGCTGCGGGAACTCGCCGACCTTCATTCGCCCCTGCTGGCGCAAGGCGCCGGGCGCATTGGCGTCATCGTTGGCGACGGCGTTCCCGAGAGTTTTTCCAGCGATCCCCGGCGCATCCGGCAGGTGCTGTTCAATCTTCTGCAGAATGCCATCCGTCACTCGGGGCAGGGCGGAACGGAGCTGTGGCTGACGGTGGAGGACGACCGCCTCTGTTTCAGTGTCCTCGATCGGGGGCCGAAGCAACGGCCTGCAGGCAACGCGGCAGTCGATGCCGTGGCGGCCCAGCCCGGAGCCGGCATTGGTCTGCGGATTTGCCGTCATCTGGCGAAACTCCTCGGCGGTGACCTCGCGCTGACGCCGCGGGAGGGCGGAGGCATGAGGGCCGATCTGGCCGTGCCGCCTCTGGCGGAAAAGAAAACGCGGCGAAAAGGGCGGCATGCTGCGCCGGTCGCTTCGGCCGCATCTGCGCGTTCACCCTCCCCAGACACCGAACGCGTCGGGACACAGGCGCGCAGGCGCGGCGACGATCGGTCGGATGCGGTCCCCGCAGACATGGGCGGCGCGCAGCGGAAAGGCGACAGGACCATGGTGATGAATCGCACGCAATCGGCAGGCCGGCGGCCCTTCGCCGGCATGGTGGCACTGGTGGTCGACGACAGTCCCATCGCGCTGGCGCTGATGAGCAGCCTGCTGGAGACCTTCGGCTTCGAGGTCGTCACCGCGGCGTCGGGCGGCGAGGCGGCCAATCTTGCCGAAAAAGTCGTGCCGGACATCGTGTTCGTGGACTGGATTCTCGGCGGCGAGAGCGGTGCCGATGTGGTGATGCGGCTCAAGGCCCGCCTCGGCGCGGATGTCCCGCCGGTGATCTGCATCACGGGGCAATCCGGTCTTTCGCAGCAGAAGGCCTTCGCCGCTATCCTGCAGAAGCCCTACAGCCCGCGCGAGATTTTCGTGATGCTGGAGCGCGTGCTGTTACCCGGCGAAATGGCAATGCCGAAAAGCTAG
- a CDS encoding PAS domain-containing protein, with amino-acid sequence MLRFIEEKTKIGTWIWDLTATELHWSTGLYRLIGLDPQETKPSFSAYESIIHPDDHLDITGPLVRADGSTIFDRQFRIMRRDGSLRWLQGHAEIHLGADEMPHQVIGVVIDITDRKILSDSLKLAGRHLDLASDILGAAVWITDRQGSIVSQHGWLPLTGQSVADVQQMGWLNALVPEDRVQAMKVWMTSLRRPEPFEIGFRVRSSDDEGVAVTGRFTPLEDRKGGIAEWIGVFRRQGSDARALQDHVPAGEEGSGEHRLHPAQIRAARAMLGWSVSDLADVSGISGSTIRRMEMDDPDRSVSQTYFDIMHETFRRHGLRMELRDGMAVVGFPMSP; translated from the coding sequence ATGCTTCGCTTCATCGAGGAGAAGACGAAGATCGGAACATGGATCTGGGATCTGACGGCGACGGAACTTCACTGGTCGACGGGCCTCTACAGGCTGATCGGGTTGGATCCGCAGGAAACCAAGCCGTCCTTCTCTGCCTACGAGAGCATCATCCACCCGGACGACCACCTCGACATCACCGGGCCTCTGGTGCGGGCGGACGGCAGCACGATCTTCGATCGGCAGTTCCGGATCATGCGGCGCGACGGCTCGCTGCGCTGGCTCCAGGGCCATGCAGAAATCCATCTCGGCGCCGACGAGATGCCGCATCAGGTCATCGGCGTCGTCATCGACATCACCGACCGCAAGATTCTCTCCGATTCGTTGAAGCTCGCCGGCCGCCACCTCGACCTCGCCTCGGACATCCTTGGCGCGGCCGTCTGGATCACGGATCGCCAGGGCTCGATCGTCAGCCAGCACGGCTGGCTGCCCCTCACCGGCCAATCGGTCGCGGATGTCCAGCAGATGGGCTGGCTGAACGCTCTTGTTCCCGAAGACCGCGTGCAGGCGATGAAGGTCTGGATGACATCGCTGCGCAGACCGGAGCCCTTTGAGATTGGCTTTCGTGTCCGCTCGTCCGACGATGAAGGCGTAGCGGTGACCGGGCGTTTCACGCCGCTTGAAGACAGGAAGGGCGGCATTGCCGAATGGATCGGCGTCTTTCGCAGACAGGGATCCGACGCGCGCGCCTTGCAGGATCACGTGCCCGCTGGCGAAGAGGGCAGCGGCGAGCACAGGCTGCACCCGGCACAGATCAGGGCCGCCCGCGCCATGCTTGGCTGGTCGGTGTCCGATCTTGCCGACGTCAGCGGCATCTCGGGATCGACCATCCGGCGAATGGAAATGGATGATCCCGACCGAAGCGTCAGCCAGACCTATTTCGACATCATGCACGAGACGTTCCGGCGCCATGGCCTCAGGATGGAGCTTCGGGACGGCATGGCAGTCGTCGGTTTTCCGATGTCGCCCTGA
- a CDS encoding methyl-accepting chemotaxis protein: MFSVRSQDGAVVEALKRSQAVIEFDLDGKILSANDNFLRALGYRLEELVGQHHSVLVAAGERETAGYKTFWADLRAGKFQAGEFKRIGKDGKEIWIEASYNPVLGRNGKPFKVVKFATDITQKKLQSADIAGQIAALNRAQAAIHFTLDGIVTDANDNFLGTFGYRLDEIKGKHHSMFVDAAERDTPEYRHFWEALRRGEFQTAEFKRIGKGGREVWIQATYNPIFDDVGRPIKVVKFATDITAMVADRLRRRHVQGEINRELAHVNDAVVAMNQQASSVAAASMQTSTNVQAVASGAEELAASVEEISRQVSRAHGISSQAVTQTQETNVVVSGLASAAQKIGDVVELINTIAAQTNLLALNATIEAARAGEAGKGFAVVASEVKNLATQTSKATEEIGAQISAVQSTTHQAVGAIESIARTIAEINDISANIASAVEEQTAVTREMSSNMHTAAHGVNSVNEGMGSIAGATELIAGATAKVREASSTLAA, translated from the coding sequence TTGTTTTCTGTTAGGTCTCAAGATGGAGCCGTCGTCGAGGCGCTGAAACGCTCGCAGGCCGTCATCGAGTTTGATCTCGATGGCAAAATCCTCTCGGCCAACGACAATTTTCTGCGCGCGCTGGGCTATCGGCTGGAGGAACTTGTCGGCCAGCACCACTCGGTCCTTGTTGCGGCCGGCGAACGGGAAACCGCCGGCTACAAGACGTTCTGGGCGGACCTGCGAGCCGGAAAGTTCCAGGCCGGCGAATTCAAGCGGATCGGCAAGGACGGAAAGGAGATCTGGATCGAGGCCTCCTACAACCCCGTCCTGGGACGAAACGGCAAGCCGTTCAAGGTGGTCAAGTTCGCCACCGACATCACGCAGAAGAAGCTGCAATCAGCGGATATTGCCGGGCAGATCGCGGCCCTGAACCGGGCCCAGGCCGCCATCCACTTCACGCTGGACGGCATTGTCACGGACGCCAACGACAACTTCCTGGGGACATTCGGCTACCGACTGGACGAGATCAAGGGCAAGCACCATTCCATGTTCGTCGACGCGGCCGAACGGGACACGCCCGAATACCGTCACTTCTGGGAGGCGTTGCGCCGCGGCGAATTCCAGACGGCCGAGTTCAAGCGTATCGGCAAGGGCGGACGGGAAGTCTGGATCCAGGCGACCTACAATCCGATTTTCGATGACGTGGGGCGTCCGATCAAGGTGGTCAAGTTCGCGACCGATATCACCGCGATGGTTGCCGACCGCTTGCGCCGACGTCACGTTCAGGGCGAAATCAACCGTGAATTGGCCCATGTCAACGATGCCGTGGTGGCGATGAACCAGCAGGCCAGCAGTGTTGCGGCGGCATCGATGCAGACATCGACCAATGTCCAGGCGGTTGCCTCGGGCGCCGAGGAACTTGCAGCCTCGGTCGAGGAAATCAGCCGTCAGGTTTCAAGGGCACACGGCATCTCGAGCCAGGCTGTCACGCAGACCCAGGAGACCAACGTGGTCGTCTCGGGCCTTGCCAGTGCCGCCCAGAAGATCGGTGACGTTGTCGAATTGATCAACACGATCGCGGCGCAGACCAATCTTCTGGCACTCAACGCCACGATCGAGGCCGCCCGCGCGGGAGAAGCCGGCAAGGGTTTCGCGGTTGTTGCTTCGGAGGTGAAGAACCTCGCCACGCAGACGTCCAAGGCGACCGAGGAAATCGGCGCCCAGATCAGCGCGGTACAGTCGACGACGCATCAGGCGGTCGGGGCAATCGAGAGCATCGCGCGGACGATCGCGGAGATCAATGACATCTCGGCCAACATCGCCTCCGCCGTGGAAGAACAGACGGCCGTGACGCGTGAAATGTCTTCGAACATGCACACTGCCGCCCACGGCGTGAATTCGGTCAACGAGGGCATGGGAAGCATCGCCGGTGCGACCGAATTGATCGCCGGCGCAACCGCCAAGGTGCGCGAGGCGTCGTCCACGCTGGCGGCCTGA
- the phbB gene encoding acetoacetyl-CoA reductase, with protein MMTVAVVTGGTRGIGAAIAKGLQAAGLTVAATYHGNVEKAEAFKAETGIHVYKWDVGDEAACVEGLGKVAAELGPISVLINNAGITRDGMFHKMSFTQWREVLATNLDSMFTMTRPVIDGMRERGHGRIINISSINGQKGQMGQANYSAAKAGVIGFTKALAQENARKGITVNAICPGYIDTEMVQAVPEKVLESIIAGIPVGRLGKAEEIAALCAYLASDAAGFMTGAVLTINGGQYIANG; from the coding sequence ATCATGACAGTCGCAGTTGTCACCGGTGGTACGCGCGGCATCGGCGCGGCGATCGCCAAGGGCCTTCAGGCCGCGGGCCTGACGGTCGCAGCCACCTATCACGGCAACGTGGAGAAGGCCGAGGCCTTCAAGGCCGAAACCGGCATCCACGTCTACAAGTGGGATGTCGGGGACGAGGCGGCCTGCGTCGAAGGTCTCGGCAAGGTCGCGGCCGAACTCGGCCCGATCTCGGTGCTCATCAACAACGCCGGCATCACCCGCGACGGCATGTTCCACAAGATGAGCTTCACGCAGTGGCGCGAGGTGCTCGCGACCAACCTCGATTCCATGTTCACGATGACCCGGCCGGTGATCGACGGCATGCGCGAGCGCGGCCATGGCCGCATCATCAACATCTCCTCGATCAACGGCCAGAAGGGCCAGATGGGGCAGGCCAACTATTCGGCCGCCAAGGCGGGCGTCATTGGTTTCACCAAGGCACTGGCCCAGGAAAACGCCCGCAAGGGCATCACCGTCAACGCCATCTGCCCGGGCTATATCGACACCGAGATGGTGCAGGCCGTGCCCGAGAAGGTGCTGGAGAGCATCATTGCGGGCATTCCGGTGGGACGCCTCGGCAAGGCCGAGGAAATCGCAGCCCTCTGCGCCTATCTTGCCTCGGACGCCGCCGGCTTCATGACGGGTGCCGTGCTGACAATCAACGGCGGGCAGTATATCGCCAACGGTTGA
- a CDS encoding acetyl-CoA C-acetyltransferase yields the protein MSDIVIVSATRTAVGSFNGAFATIPAHDLGSAVITSVLEKAGVSAEEVDEVILGQVLTAGQGQNPARQAAINAGLPIEATAFGINQLCGSGLRAVALGMQQIANGDADIVVAGGQESMSLAPHCSHLRGGVKMGDFQMIDTMIRDGLWDAFNGYHMGTTAENVAKEFQITRDEQDAFAVASQNKAEAAQKAGKFKDEITPFTIKTRKGDIVVSDDEYIRAGTTLETVGKLRPAFSKDGSVTAGNASGINDGAAAVVLMSAKEAEKRGLTPLARIAAWATAGVDPKIMGTGPIPASKKALAKAGWSTGDLDLVEANEAFAAQACAVNKGLGWDTSKVNVNGGAIAIGHPIGASGARVLVTLLHEMGRRDSKKGLATLCIGGGMGVAMCLER from the coding sequence ATGTCCGATATCGTCATTGTGTCCGCAACCCGAACGGCAGTCGGCTCGTTCAACGGCGCCTTTGCCACAATCCCGGCCCACGACCTCGGCTCGGCCGTCATCACGTCGGTGCTGGAGAAGGCGGGCGTGAGCGCCGAAGAGGTCGACGAGGTCATCCTCGGTCAGGTCCTCACCGCCGGCCAGGGCCAGAACCCGGCGCGCCAGGCGGCGATCAACGCCGGTCTTCCGATCGAGGCGACCGCCTTCGGCATCAACCAGCTTTGCGGATCGGGTCTTCGGGCCGTGGCGCTCGGCATGCAGCAGATCGCGAACGGCGACGCCGACATCGTCGTCGCCGGCGGTCAGGAGAGCATGTCTCTCGCCCCGCATTGCTCGCATCTTCGCGGCGGCGTGAAGATGGGCGACTTCCAGATGATCGACACGATGATCCGGGACGGCCTCTGGGACGCCTTCAACGGCTACCACATGGGCACGACGGCGGAGAATGTCGCCAAGGAGTTCCAGATCACCCGCGACGAGCAGGACGCCTTCGCCGTCGCCTCGCAGAACAAGGCGGAAGCGGCCCAGAAGGCCGGCAAGTTCAAGGATGAGATCACGCCCTTCACCATCAAGACGCGCAAGGGCGACATCGTCGTCAGCGACGACGAGTATATCCGCGCCGGAACGACGCTTGAGACCGTCGGCAAACTGCGTCCGGCCTTTTCCAAGGACGGATCGGTGACGGCGGGCAACGCCTCCGGCATCAACGACGGAGCCGCTGCGGTCGTGCTGATGAGCGCCAAGGAGGCGGAAAAGCGCGGCCTGACGCCGCTCGCCCGCATCGCCGCCTGGGCAACGGCCGGCGTCGACCCGAAGATCATGGGCACGGGCCCGATCCCGGCGTCGAAGAAGGCGCTCGCCAAGGCGGGCTGGTCGACCGGCGACCTCGATCTGGTCGAGGCCAACGAGGCCTTCGCGGCCCAGGCCTGCGCTGTCAACAAGGGTCTCGGTTGGGATACCTCGAAGGTCAACGTCAACGGCGGCGCCATCGCCATCGGCCATCCGATCGGAGCCTCCGGCGCCCGCGTGCTGGTGACGCTCCTGCACGAGATGGGCCGGCGCGATTCCAAGAAGGGCCTTGCCACGCTCTGCATCGGCGGCGGCATGGGCGTTGCCATGTGCCTGGAGCGCTAA
- the phaR gene encoding polyhydroxyalkanoate synthesis repressor PhaR has protein sequence MAKQDEPTIIKKYANRRLYNTGTSTYVTLEDLAQMVKSGEDFVVFDAKSGEEITRSVLTQIIFEQEGKGQNLLPVTFLRQLIRFYGDSMQTLVPSYLEQSISSLTREQEKFRQQLSQTFGGTGLEAIEEQVRRNSEMFERALRMFMPFGANQTGDETPASEPPTASAAGRDSDISALKEQIEAMQRRLDKMGDEGK, from the coding sequence ATGGCAAAGCAGGACGAACCCACAATCATCAAGAAGTATGCGAACCGGCGTCTCTACAACACCGGGACCAGCACCTATGTGACGCTGGAGGATCTGGCGCAGATGGTGAAGTCGGGAGAGGACTTCGTCGTCTTTGATGCCAAATCCGGCGAGGAAATCACCCGGTCCGTGCTGACGCAGATCATTTTCGAGCAGGAAGGCAAGGGTCAGAATCTCCTGCCGGTGACATTCCTGCGCCAGCTCATCCGCTTCTATGGCGATTCGATGCAGACGCTGGTCCCGAGCTATCTGGAGCAGTCGATCTCCTCTCTGACGCGCGAGCAGGAAAAGTTCCGCCAGCAGCTGTCGCAGACCTTTGGCGGCACCGGGCTGGAGGCGATCGAAGAGCAGGTCCGCCGCAATTCGGAAATGTTCGAGCGGGCGCTTCGCATGTTCATGCCCTTCGGCGCGAACCAGACGGGCGACGAGACGCCGGCATCCGAACCCCCGACGGCCTCTGCCGCAGGGCGCGATTCCGACATCAGCGCTCTGAAAGAGCAGATCGAGGCGATGCAGCGCCGGCTCGACAAGATGGGCGACGAGGGCAAGTGA
- the rpmF gene encoding 50S ribosomal protein L32 yields MAVPKRKTTPSKRGMRRSADALKAPTYVEDKTSGELRRPHHVDLKTGMYRGRQVLEPKDSV; encoded by the coding sequence ATGGCAGTGCCGAAACGAAAGACCACGCCGTCGAAGCGCGGCATGCGCCGCTCGGCCGACGCGCTGAAAGCGCCGACTTATGTCGAAGACAAGACCTCGGGTGAACTGCGCCGTCCGCATCATGTCGATCTGAAGACCGGCATGTACCGCGGCCGCCAGGTTCTGGAGCCCAAGGACAGCGTCTGA
- the mtgA gene encoding monofunctional biosynthetic peptidoglycan transglycosylase, with translation MAGKGTAARSKSRSAKPVTRTRADRPDISSRPSSIRSWFRRQLRRVVLVFGALVGLILILVPVYAVVPPPVSTLMLRDLVTLHLYQRDWVSLDEISPFLVRSVIMSEDGQFCSHVGVDWGALSTVIEGADDDGPSRGASTIPMQTVKNLFLWSSRSYIRKGLEIPLALYADAIWSKRRIMELYLNIAEWGPGIYGAEAAARHYFGKSAADLTRRQAALLASALPNPYVRNPAKPSRRQLAIARTIETRERKSGAYVSCVFPN, from the coding sequence ATGGCGGGAAAGGGAACGGCAGCCAGGTCGAAGAGCCGGTCTGCGAAACCGGTGACGAGGACCAGAGCCGACCGGCCGGACATCAGCAGCCGCCCGTCTTCCATCCGAAGCTGGTTCCGCCGGCAACTGCGCCGGGTCGTTCTCGTCTTCGGCGCGCTCGTGGGGCTGATCCTCATCCTCGTTCCCGTCTACGCCGTCGTGCCTCCGCCTGTCTCGACGCTGATGCTGCGCGACCTCGTGACGCTGCACCTCTACCAGCGGGACTGGGTTTCCCTCGACGAGATTTCGCCCTTCCTCGTGCGCTCCGTCATCATGAGCGAGGACGGCCAGTTCTGCTCGCATGTCGGCGTGGACTGGGGCGCCCTTTCGACCGTGATCGAAGGCGCCGACGACGACGGCCCCTCGCGCGGGGCCAGCACCATCCCGATGCAGACGGTGAAGAACCTCTTTCTCTGGTCGTCCCGCTCGTACATCCGCAAGGGACTGGAGATCCCGCTGGCGCTCTATGCCGACGCCATCTGGTCCAAGCGCCGGATCATGGAGCTCTATCTCAACATCGCCGAGTGGGGGCCGGGCATCTATGGCGCGGAAGCCGCCGCCCGGCACTATTTCGGCAAGTCCGCCGCCGATCTCACCCGGCGCCAGGCGGCGCTGCTTGCCTCCGCGCTGCCCAATCCCTATGTGCGCAACCCGGCCAAGCCCAGCCGCCGCCAGCTTGCCATCGCCCGCACGATCGAGACGCGGGAGAGAAAATCCGGCGCCTATGTCAGTTGCGTCTTCCCGAACTGA
- a CDS encoding polyprenyl synthetase family protein: METFFVPLLADAPGEGEMARPARLMAAMRHAVLGGGKRLRPFLVVETARLFGREIGDKSGDVRFAAAALECVHCYSLVHDDLPAMDNDALRRGQPTVHVAFDEATAILAGDALLTLAFDLLSRPEAEAEPAVRLALVSGLARAAGLGGMVGGQMLDLAAEGRFDPVRRALGEDEIRRLQAMKTGALLRYAVEAGARLGRAEDAELAALIRFGEITGLAFQLADDLLDETQDASVMGKATAKDAGKGKGTLVSLHGIEMARQTLGDLVAEAEALLEPFGAHADVLKAAARFVALRDR, translated from the coding sequence ATGGAGACCTTCTTCGTCCCGCTCCTCGCCGATGCGCCTGGCGAGGGCGAGATGGCGCGCCCCGCAAGGCTGATGGCGGCGATGCGCCACGCGGTGCTCGGCGGCGGCAAGCGGCTCCGCCCCTTTCTCGTCGTCGAGACGGCGCGCCTCTTCGGCCGCGAGATCGGCGACAAATCGGGCGACGTCCGGTTTGCGGCGGCGGCGCTCGAATGCGTCCACTGCTATTCGCTCGTCCATGACGATCTGCCCGCGATGGACAACGACGCCCTGCGCCGTGGCCAGCCGACGGTGCATGTCGCCTTCGACGAGGCAACCGCCATCCTTGCCGGCGATGCCCTGCTGACGCTCGCCTTCGATCTTCTGAGCCGGCCGGAGGCCGAAGCCGAGCCGGCCGTGCGTCTGGCCCTTGTCTCTGGGCTGGCGCGGGCCGCCGGGCTTGGCGGCATGGTCGGCGGACAAATGCTGGATCTGGCCGCCGAAGGACGTTTCGATCCTGTGCGTCGGGCGCTCGGCGAAGACGAGATCCGCCGCCTTCAGGCCATGAAGACCGGCGCGCTGCTTCGCTATGCCGTCGAGGCGGGCGCAAGGCTTGGCCGTGCGGAAGACGCCGAGCTGGCCGCGCTGATCCGCTTCGGCGAGATCACCGGCCTCGCCTTCCAGCTTGCCGACGATCTGCTCGACGAGACGCAGGACGCAAGCGTCATGGGCAAGGCGACGGCCAAGGATGCCGGCAAGGGCAAGGGAACGCTCGTGTCGCTGCATGGGATCGAGATGGCGCGCCAGACGCTGGGCGATCTCGTCGCCGAAGCGGAGGCCCTGCTTGAGCCCTTCGGCGCCCACGCCGATGTGCTCAAGGCCGCGGCGCGCTTCGTTGCGTTGCGGGATCGCTGA
- a CDS encoding DUF1345 domain-containing protein — protein sequence MIPSYRLHKRLYASAVVGLVVAAFWSVFGDRLVGPLIGWNCAVLSYLALIGFRFAETDVDGIRRRAAIEDEGAMALLGLSIAAALASLGAIVMLLVGGKTGDSALKGVDMALAVATIFLSWAFVQAIFAIHYAHEYYAPAPNGEIAGGLEFPGGQNPDYLDFLYFSAVIGATAQTADVGMSSRRFRRLGLAHGTLAFVFNTTILALLVNIGASLL from the coding sequence ATGATCCCATCCTACCGGCTCCACAAGCGGCTCTATGCCAGTGCGGTGGTGGGGCTTGTCGTGGCGGCCTTTTGGTCGGTCTTTGGCGATCGGCTCGTCGGCCCGCTCATCGGCTGGAATTGCGCCGTCCTCAGCTATCTCGCCCTCATCGGCTTCCGCTTCGCAGAAACGGATGTGGACGGAATCCGCCGGCGCGCCGCCATTGAGGACGAAGGTGCGATGGCGCTGCTCGGCCTCAGCATTGCGGCGGCGCTGGCAAGCCTCGGCGCCATCGTGATGCTGCTCGTCGGCGGCAAGACCGGCGACAGCGCCCTGAAGGGCGTCGACATGGCCCTGGCGGTCGCCACGATCTTTCTCTCCTGGGCCTTCGTGCAGGCGATCTTCGCCATTCACTACGCCCATGAATATTACGCGCCTGCCCCAAACGGCGAGATCGCCGGCGGGCTTGAATTTCCCGGCGGGCAGAACCCCGACTATCTCGATTTTCTGTATTTTTCCGCAGTCATCGGCGCGACGGCCCAGACCGCCGATGTCGGCATGTCGAGCCGGCGCTTCCGCCGCCTCGGCCTTGCCCACGGCACGCTCGCCTTCGTCTTCAACACCACGATCCTGGCGCTGCTGGTCAACATCGGCGCCAGCCTGCTCTGA